The genomic interval CTTGCTGTTCTGCCGGACTTCTGGTTTTTCCAAATGCCGGCCTTGATGCCCGTGGGTTTAATTCATACTCTGCTGCTGTTAATCCTCCCGGGGTTTCATATTGTAAATCACTATAAAATAATAAAGCAGTCAGATTTGATTTTGGGGTATAATCCCATTTTTGATGTACTTGTAAGTATTTCCTTTCCATCTTGCTGTGGTCACGGAAACCATCACTTCGCTGGTAAGACTGGTTAATGTTAAGGGTGTAGTTTTTCCACCTTTGACCAAGGTTCAGGTTCTCGTGGAACAAACCAAATGAACCGCCTGTAAGATTTAATGAAAGCTGGGTACTGTCTGTCGCAATAGTATTGGGTGCAATTAATACAACTCCTCCGGAATTAGCGCCATAAATACTGCTTTGAGGACCTTTCAGAATTTGAATATTTTGTATACCAGACAAGTCCAGCGCATTCAGGTAGCTGTTGCCCCCTGCATCAGTTAATGGAAATTCATCAAAGTAGATCTTCACATTCCTGATGCCAAAAGGAGAGCGTAATAAACTTCCCCTTATAGATAACCTGTAGCTCCCCGGAGAACGTTCCTCCATGCGCACTCCTGATATCGTATTTACAGCAGTGACTAAGGAGCTGTTAGGTTGCCGGTCCAGCGCTTTTTTGTCTAAAATAGCAACAGCCCCTGTTGTTCTTAACAAGGGCTGTGCAGAAAAATAAGGACGAATAATGACCTCTTCAAGTTTCTTCGTCGTATCTGGTTTAATCTGACTAAAGCCTGTTAAAGTTAATACCAGAAGCGGAAGTGTAATCAATTGTTTCATCTACCTGGCTGCCACTCTCCAAACCACACCACTTACATCATCTGCAACCAATAGAGCACCATCATTAGCAACGGCTACACCAACGGGACGGCCATAAACTTCGCCTTTGCTTTGATCGGCGATGAAACCCGTTAGGAAATCTTCTGATTTTCCGGTTGGTTTGCCGTTTTTAAAAGGGACAAAAGCGACTTTATAACCTGCTAATACTGATCGGTTCCATGAGCCGTGCTGGCCAATGAAAGCTCCGCCCTGATATTTTTCCGGAAACTTTTTAGCGGTGTAAAATGCCAGTCCTAAAGATGCAGTATGTGAACCAACTGCTAAATCCGGAACAAGAGCAGATTTAACCAGTTCGGGATGCTGACCTTTCAATCTCGGGTCTTCATTTTGCCCGTAATAAGAATATGGCCAGCCATAAAATCCACCTGGTTTAACACTGGTAATATAATCAGGTACAAGATCGTCTCCAAGACCATCGCGTTCATTTACTGCTGTCCATAAGGCATTGGTAACAGGGGCCCAGGCTACACCTACCGGATTTCTTAATCCTGCAGCATATATTTTTTCGCCTGTCCCATCAGGATTTACTTCCAGTATATTCGCCCGGCGCACTTCATGTTCCATACCATTCTCTCCTGCATTACTTCCGGATCCTACTGTAATATAGATTTTGGAATGATCAGCATTTGTAATCAGATTTCTCGTCCAGTGATTGTTATAACCACCAGCGGGCAGTTCCACAATCTTTTTGCCTTTTCCGGTAATTTTGGTGTCGCCTGTTTGATAAGGGTATACATAAAGACCATCAGTATTGGCTACGTAAAATGAATTACCAATAATCAATACCCCATAAGGTTGATCAAGCCCGGATAAAAATGTTGTCTGTAAATCAAATTTACCATCTTTATTGGTGTCCCTGAACAACAGTACTGTGTTTGCACTTGAACCACTTACTTCTGCTTGAGCTTTACCACTCAGTGCATTGGCAATTTTCTCTTTAGTATTACGCTCAGAATTGGAAAGTACAACCAGTATATCACCATTGGGGGCAACATAAATATTTCTTGGACTTTTAATATTTCCTGCGAACCGCGTCACTGTAAATCCTGCTGGTGCTACAGGTGTTTTATCTGCCGGCCAGCCTATAACTTTGCTGAATTTGGTTTTTGAAGCACCGGTATCTGGTGCCGGAAGGTTTAACGCATTTGTAGTACTATCATTCGTAGTTGTATCTGTCTTTATTGTACTCTTTTTTGTCTGTGAATTACAAGAAAGCATAAATGGGACAGTACTCAGCAGCAGCAGATATCTTTTCATTGGAATATGGTTTTTGGTTTATATATTTTATAATCTTCAGCAGCTTGCGAAAGCTATTTTGTTAACAAGTTAATTGAAAAGATGTTTCAGGAAAATATATAGTTCAATGTAGTTGTGAATTTAGCTATTAAAATTGTTTTAACTGTGCGGTAGTAAAAAAAAAGTCCTGCTCAATGAAGAACAGGACTTTTAAAATAAAAATTAGACTACCTCAGTAATTAAGCTAGTTTAGATTGTAAGTTCTCATCAATTGCAGCTAAGAATTCTTCAGTATATAAGTAGTGTTTACCATGTTCTACTTTGTTACCATGGATACAAACAGCTAAATCTTTAGTCATTTTACCACTTTCAACAGTTTCAATACAAACCTGCTCTAAAGCGTGACAGAAGTTAATTAATGGTTGGTTATTATCTAATACTCCACGGAATTCCAATCCTCTTGTCCATGCAAAGATAGAAGCAATAGGATTTGTAGAAGTTGGTTTACCAGCCTGGTGATCACGGTAGTGACGAGTCACTGTACCATGCGCTGCTTCAGCTTCCATAGTTTTTCCATCTGGAGTAACTAATACTGAAGTCATTAAACCTAATGAACCAAATCCTTGTGCAACTGTATCAGATTGAACATCTCCGTCATAGTTTTTACAAGCCCAAACAAAGTTACCATTCCATTTCAAGGCAGAAGCTACCATGTCATCGATCAAACGGTGCTCATAAGTAATACCTGCTTCTTTAAATTTAGCTAAGAAGTCATTTTCATAAATCTCCTGGAAGATATCTTTGAAACGACCATCGTATTTTTTAAGAATAGTGTTTTTTGTAGAAAGGTATAAAGGCCATTTTTTGATTAATGCCTGGTTGAAACAAGCATGTGCAAAACCACGGATACTCTCATCAGTGTTATACATGGCTAAGGCAACACCATCGCCCTGGAAGTTGTATACATCAAATGACTGAACCTCACCACCATCTTCCGGAGTGAATGTCAGCGTTAATTTACCTTTACCTTTAGTTACTAAATCAGTAGCACGGTACTGGTCACCAAAAGCATGACGGCCGATACAGATCGGTGCAGTCCAGTTTGGTACTAAACGAGGAACATTGCTCATTACAATTGGCTCACGGAAAACAGTACCATCTAAGATATTACGGATGGTTCCGTTTGGTGATTTCCACATTTGTTTTAAATTAAATTCTTTTACGCGGTCTTCATCAGGAGTAATGGTAGCACATTTAATACCTACACCGTATTTTTTAATGGCTTCAGCTGAATCAATAGTTACCTGATCGTTTGTCTCATCACGGTATTCTATACCAAGATCATAATATTTAATATCAAGATCAAGATAAGGTAAAATCAGTTTATCCTTAATGAATTTCCAGATGATACGGGTCATCTCATCACCATCTAACTCTACAACTGGCTGGTCTACTTTAATTTTTTGTACAGACATATTATGGTTTCAATTTTAACTTTATAAAAAAACAAAGATATAAATTTTGAGTTTATAGCCTCATTTTCGCGTAAATTACCAAAACAAATGAAGATTAAGTAACGTTATATTGACATAAAAATATTAAGCTATGGTTACAGACGCAAATAATGCAGGTGAAGGTAAAGGATCTGGAGATAAACTTCATAATTCTGACTTAGGAGAGACAAAAGATTTTAACCAGTTATCTTTTGACAAAGAGAAAAATAGTTATGAGCTTGATGTCAAAGGACCGGATAAGGATTATGATCATCCGCTTCCATATGATACTACAGCTGAGAATGGCGGAGACGAGAATTCCGATTATGATGAAGCTAATCCATATATAGGTGACGAATATGCGACCTGGGCAGAAAAGCGAAAAGCTGAACTGGATAACCAGGGAATGCATATTGACCATGGAAATATTGTGGAGGTCAATGCTGAGGACGAACTTTTAGCCAGAACACCAGAAGATGAACGTACAGATCTGGATGAAGAAGGATATCCTAAAAATGATGAACCTGAATTAAGGTAACAGATCCAGATTAAGGCGTTTACGCATGTCTTCCAGTTTAGGATTCTTTTCTAAAAGGTAATGGTATTTTTCGATGCTGGTATATAATCGGTTTTCAATTTTATTTTCTACCCTTTTAGTAACGATTCCTACACTGTAATTCTTTAGCCTTGTTCTCAGGAAATTCAGAAATTCTACCAGTTCATTCTGAAGGATACTTTCCTGAGCAAGGTTAGTAATAGATACTGTAATTTGTTCAGGACTGGTTAACTCCGGATCATTCGTAGTAAGAATGGTATAGAAGTTAATTTTATTTTCTTCCTTAACCTTTTGTATATACTCTTTCCACAGTACCATCAGCTCCTCATGGGTAAATGGTTCTTTCTCTTCACCGAATACAAATTTTGGTTCATCACTCTCTATACCGCCGTTTGCATTTGTAAGTGCTGTAAGGGATGGAATCAGCGTTCCTCCTGCCACATTTCCTAAAGGATTAGGTTTTAATGCAATCTTATTGACAGAATTAAGGTTAGGAGTTACTGAAACGCGGCCAGCCTCAGCCGGGATAACTGGTGGTATTGATGGAATAGCCTTAACAGGTGTTTCTACAGGTTTAGCAGTCATTCCTGCAGGAGGTGGCAGAGGCTCAGGCCTTTCCACATGCACTGCGGGTGCAGTTTTTACATCAGTTTTTTTTTTAGTCTGATCTGTGTCAGTTGCTGTTGTAGAGATGCTATGGGGTAGTTGTGCGAGTTGCAGGACTGACGGAATATGACACATCTTGATCAATGCCAGTTCAACTTGCAGCCGCTGATTCTTGCTGTTTTTATAGGTAAGATCACACTGGTTAGCTAAGTTGAGTGCCGTAAGAATAAACGATACTTGTATCTGCTGACTTTGCGTGATATATTTCTGTTTAATATTTTCGCTAACCTCCAGTAGTTTTACTGTTTGCGGATCTTTGCTGACTAATAAATTCCGCAGATGGCTTGCAAGTCCATTGATGAAATTATTCCCATCAAAACCATTGTTCAGAATTTCATCAAATAATACGAGTGCTAAACTTACCTCTGCATTGTTAAGGTATGCTGTTAACTTGAAATAGTAATCATAATCCAGAATATTGAGGTTGTCGATTACAGCTTTATAAGTCAGGTTTTTATTGGTATAACTTACAATCTGGTCAAACATCGATAATGCATCCCGTAAACCACCATCTGCTTTTTGGGCAATAATATGCAGCCCGTCTGCTTCTACAGTAATTTGTTCACGGATAGCAATCTTATTCAGGTGACTGGAAATGTCATCTACCTGGATCCTGTTGAAGTCAAAAATCTGACAACGCGAAAGGATGGTTGGTAAGATTTTATGTTTTTCTGTTGTTGCCAGTATAAATATGGCATAAGAAGGTGGTTCTTCCAATGTTTTCAGAAACGCATTAAATGCATTTGCAGAAAGCATGTGAACCTCATCTATAATATAAATTTTGTATTTACCAGCTTGTGGCGGGATACGAACCTGTTCAATCAGGCTACGTATATCGTCAACTGAATTATTAGATGCGGCATCCAGTTCATGAAAGTTGAAAGAATGACCAGTTTGAAATGAAACACATGATTCGCAGGTTCCGCAGGCTTCAACCTCACTGGTTAAATTGGTACAGTTAATTGTTTTCGCAAGGATCCTTGCACAGGTTGTTTTACCTACCCCCCTTGGTCCGCAAAAAAGGAATGCCTGGGCCAGCTGATTATTTTTAATCGCATTTTTTAAAGTTCCGGTAATGTGATTTTGCCCTACAACGGTTTCAAACGTTGCTGGACGATACTTACGGGCCGAGACAATAAAATTTTCCATTTCACTGCGAAATTATAAAATTTTTATGGAGCAGAGGGGATTTTGAACAAAATAAAATGAACCAGATATGATTATAGCCGCCATCCTGAGTTTTGATTAGAATTAGCTTCTTTGTGTTTTATTTTTAGAAATGTATAATTATTAAAATTAGTTTAATCTAATTTGTTAGATTTGCTGAAACTAAGACTACATTACGATTATGCTAAAACTAATATTTAAACGATTGTTGCTCATTTTGTTTCTGCTATTTTCTCTTAAGAGCATGGCGCAGGACATAGAAATTTCCGGTGTAATTAAAGATGTCAATAGCAATGAAGCTATCGGGGGAAGTACTATAAAACTCAAAAATTCTAAAAGATCTGCTGTTGCTGATCAGCAGGGGAAATTCAAATTAGCTGTTCCTCAGCAAAAAAATGGTGGAAAACTTTTAATTTCTTACCTCGGATATAAACCAGACTCGATATCAATAGATACCAATAAAAAATATTATGAAATATTATTAGCTACAAAGTCGGATGCGCTGAATGAAGTTGTTGTAACAGGTGTTTCCAGAGCAACCCTTACGAAAGAAAATCCGGTTCCTATTGTATCTGTTTCTAAAAAGAAGATAGAACAATCTTCAGAAAGTAATATTATAGATGTACTGGTGAGAAATGTTCCTGGACTTAATGCCGTAAAAACAGGACCCAATATTTCGAAACCTTTTATCAGAGGACTTGGTTACAACAGGGTGCTGACGTTATATGATGGAATTCGTCAGGAAGGTCAGCAATGGGGAGATGAACATGGTATTGAGGTCGATGCCTATAATATTGAACGTTCTGAAGTCATCAAGGGGCCGGCAAGTTTGATGTATGGCAGTGATGCACTTGCTGGTGTGGTCAGCCTGATGTCCGCTATGCCTGGAATTGATGATGGTCTTTTACATGGGAAGGTCTTATCTGAATATCAGAGTAATAATGGCTTGATTGGAAATGGAATAGGATTGTTTTATTCGAAAAATCATTGGTCTTTTGCACTGCGCGGTTCTTATCGCATCGCCAAAAATTATAGTAACGCAATCGATGGAAGGGTCTATAACACAGGATTCAGAGAAACAAATGCTTCTGGTACCGTTCGTTATCAGACCAGTAAAGGTAATTCCACACTTAACCTGACTCTTTACGATAATATTCAGGGAATTCCTGATGGCAGCCGTGATTCGCTCACCAGAAAATTTACACATCAAATTTATGAGGGAGACCTGGATGAGATTAAGAACCGTCCCATTGTTTCTGATGCGCTGTTAAATTCTTATGCAATGAGTCCTTTACATCAGCATATTCAACATTACCGTATTTATAGTAATAATCATTATACGGTTGGTGAAGGGGATATTGATGTGATGTTAGGTTTTCAGCAAAACATTCGCAGAGAATATAATCACCCGACAATGCCAGATCAGGCGGGTATGTTTGTCAGGTTAAATACCCTAAATTACGGCGTAAAATACAATGCGCCTAAAATATTAAATACTGAATTCACTTTCGGTGTAAATGGGATGTATCAGAATAATTTAAATAAGAATGCAACAGATTTCCCGATTCCGGATTATAGTTTGTTTGATGCAGGAGCTTATCTGTTTGCCAAATGGAAATATGAAAGCTGGACGATCGGAGGTGGGATCAGGTCTGATCTGCGTTATTTAAAGGCAAATGATTTTTATACTTCAACCAATGCACAGACGGGTTTTGGTCAGCATGTTTCGCCTGCTGAAGATGCAAAGGCAAATTTGCAATTCCCTGCTTTTAACAAATCTTTCGGAGGGATCTCATTAAGTTTAGGAACTACTTATCAATTAAATGATCAGGTTAGTTTAAAAGCTAATATTGCCAGAGGATATCGTGCGCCGAGTATTACAGAATTTGCTTCTAATGGGTTGGATCCTGGTGCACATATTATTTATTTGGGAAACCGGGATTTCAAACCTGAGTTCTCTTTACAGGAAGATATTGGTGCAGATATTACACTGAAAGACTTATCTATGTCATTTAGTATTTTCAATAATAATATACAAAATTATATTTATTTAAGCCAGCTGCTTGATGGGGGTGGAAATCCGATTGTCAGCGCACAGGGAGATAAAACTTATCAGTATCAGCAGTCATCTGCGCAGCTATATGGGTTTGAAACCACATTTAATCTTCATCCGGAATCGTGGAAAGGATTTTCATTTGATAATTCACTTTCTATGATTTATGGATTTAATAGGAAAGCGATATATAAAGATAAGAAGACAGGTGGGGAGTATTTACCCCTAATTCCACCTTTACGGTTATTGAGCAGCATCAGTCAGGATATCAAACTTAATTCCAAACTGGTTTCAGGAATGAATTTCAGAGCAGAAGCTGAATATAATGGAGCGCAGGATCGCTATTTAGCACTGAATAATACAGAAACTGCCACTTCATCTTATTTGCTTTTTAATGTAGCTGCCGGAGCAACAATTAATTATTCAAAAAAACATCCGCTGCAAGTGCAGGTACAGGTCAACAATTTATGGAATGAGACTTATCAATCTAATTTAAGCAGACTCAAATATTTTGAATATGATGAGCATTCACCGAATGGATATAACGGGATACAGGGAATGGGAAGAAGTATTGGCGTTAAAGTAATTTGTTCATTTTAGCATTGAATTTTCAAAAGGTTACGAATTACGATATTAATAGGCAACGCTACCGGATTAGTGTTAATTACCTGTTTGGCAAGCTTTAAATGTTTTGAATTGTAGAAAATTATTCCTAAGTTTGCATCCCTGTTTAACACAGGATTTAACATAAAATAATCATAACAATGAATCAGTACGAAACTGTTATCGTTCTAACCCCGTTGTTGTCAGAAGAAGTTGCGAAAGAAGCATTAGCGAAATTCAGCAAAATCATCACTGACAGCGGTGCCGAAATTGTTCAAGAGGACAATTGGGGTTTGAGAAAATTAGCGTATCCGATTGAAAAAAAAGCAAGCGGATTTTTCCACCTTACAGAATACAAATCTTCAGGTGAATTAATTAACAAATTGGAATTAGAACTAAAACGCGATGAGCGTGTTCTTCGTTTCCTTACCATTAGATTAGACCGTCACGCGGTTGCTTATAATGAGAAGAAACGCAGTGGTGCTTTTAACAAAAAACCTAAGAAAGAGGAGGCTGCAGCATAATGGCTAAAGATCAGATACAATATGTTACCGCTCCAAAAGTGGACGATAACAGAAAAAAATATTGCCGTTTCAAAAAGAATGGTATTAAATATATTGATTATAAAGACGCAAACTTTTTGTTAAAATTCATCAATGATCAGGGTAAAATTTTACCCCGCCGCTTAACCGGTACTTCATTGAAATTTCAACGTAAAGTGGCTCAAGCGGTTAAACGTTCTCGCCACATTGGTTTGTTACCTTTCGTTGCTGACCAATTAAAATAAGAGCTGAACATGGAAATTATATTAAAACAGGACATCAAATCTCTTGGAGAGAAAGATGATATTGTAAACGTAAAGCCAGGTTACGGACGTAACTACCTTATCCCACAAGGATTCGGTGCTTTAGCTACTCCATCTGCTAAAAAAGTATTAGCAGAGAACTTAAAACAAGCAGCGTTTAAACAAGATAAAATTAAGAAAGATGCTGAAGGTATCGCAACTCGTTTAGCTGATGTTAAATTGAGTATCGGTGCTAAAGCTGGTGAAACTGGTAAAATCTTTGGTGCAGTAAACACTATTATGATTGCTGATGCATTAAAACAACAAGGTTTTGATGTTGACCGTCGCCGTATCACTTTCGAAACTGAACCTAAATTTGTTGGTGAATATATCGCTAACTTAAACTTACACAAAGAAGTGAAAGTTAAAGTTCCTTTCGCAGTTGTAGCTGAGTAATCTCATCTTAAACGAATATAAAAAAAGCGTTCCGGTTATCGGAACGCTTTTTTTATGCTTTAAATTCTTCTTCTTTTAGATCTGTTTTCATCAATTAATTTCCGGATCTCTTTGATGTCTTTTTTAGAGAAACCGTGAATTTCTACTTTATTGCCATTCACAAATAAGCGTAAAGTCGCAAATCCAATCATTGGAGAGTCAACCTCAATCGAAGTAATATCTTCGTAATTCAGATATTTAGAGTCTCCGCTAAATAAACCTGGTACCTTTATTTCAATACTGTTTTCTTCTAAATAGATTTCTGCCGGAAAAACCTTGTTTCCCTCTGAGAGCCTTGATGCTGTAAACTTCATTTTTTTTGATCTGAATGTAATCGCAAATCTAGCTATTAAGCCAATTGTTTTTGCTTTTCAATTGCATTTAATAATTTCTCATAAGGAGCATTGAATTTTTCTATCCCTTCATCCTCCAGCTGCTGGGTAAGTTTGGCCAGATCAATATCTTCATGACGTAATTGTGCCAGTATAGCAGATGCGCCATCAAGATCAATTTCAAGGCGGCTTTCCGGGTCACCATGATCGCGGTAAGCTTCCAGCGTTTCCATAGGGATGGTATCTACTGTATTGGGGCCAATCAGCGCTTCTACATATTTAGTATCCTTAAAAGCAGGATTTTTACTACTTGTACTTGCCCAAAGCAAACGCTGAGGTTTAGCGCCAAGGGCAGCTAGTTTTTCCCATCTTTCTCCACTGAAAACCTGCTGATAGATCTCATATGCTTTTTTTGCAGAAGCGATGGCAACTTCGCCCTTTAATTCCCCCAGATGTTTTTCTTCCAGGATAGGATCAACGAGTACATCTATCCGGCTTAAAAAGAAGCTGGCCACTGATGCAATATCTTTAATACTCTCATTTCTTGCTGCACGTTCTTCCAATCCTTCCAGATAAGCATCTGTTACTTGTTTATAGCGCTCCAGACCAAATAGTAAGGTCACATTGATATTCAGTCCTTCAGAGATTGATTTCTTAATGGCTGCTAAACCTGGTTGAGTACCAGGAATCTTAATCATCACATTTTTGCGGTTTACTTCTTTCCAAAGGTGTAAGGCCTGCTTAATTGTTCCTTCGGTATCTAGTGCCAGGAGTGGGGAAACCTCCAGGCTTGCATAACCATCCGCACCTTCTACTTCTTCATTATATACCGGCAATAATAAATCTGCTGCCTGCTGGATGTCTTTAATTGCAAGACGGTAAAAAATATCTTCGTTACTTATTTTCTCTTTTGAGAGCTCAGCTATATCAGCATCATAATCAGAGCTGCTGCTAATCGCTTTTTCAAATATAGCCGGATTAGAAGTTAGCCCCCTCACGCCATCAATTTCAATCAGTTCTTTTAATTTGCCAGATTTGATAATGTCACGGTCAATAAAGTCCAGCCAGATACTTTGACCATAATCGTGTATTTTTTTTACTTTATTCGCTTCCATATTGTATTGTTTTAATTAAAAACAAGTAAATACACTGAATGTTTATTCTGCTTTAAATATATGCACTGACATGACAAATCTCTATTTTTATTTACCTTTGAGCAATGGCTGTAAAACGTGGCAAAAACACTAAAAAGAGAAAATTCGACTTCAGGAATTTACCAATATTAATAGGGAAATGTATTTTGTGGTTTTTCCTGAGTACAATCCTCTGGGTTTTGGCTTACCGGTTCATTAATCCGCCTTTTACGTCTCTGATGATCTTGCGCAATATTGAACGCAAGTCTGATGGAAAGACTTTTAAAACAGAGAAAGACTGGGTAAAACTCAGTGAAATGTCAGACCAGATTAAGCGTGCGGCTATTGCTGGTGAAGACCAGAAATTTGTTCACCACTGGGGTTTTGATATGAAAGCTATTGGCAGGGCATATAGTGCTAATAAAGGAGATAGCACTAAAGTTAAAGGTGGGAGCACGATCTCACAGCAAACCGCTAAAAATGTATTTTTGTGGCCCGGAAGATCCTGGGTACGTAAAGGTTTTGAAGCCTACTTTACGGTATTGATTGAAATGATGTGGAGCAAACAGCGGATATTGGAAGTGTATCTGAATGTGATTGAAATGGGAGATGGAATATATGGTGCGGAAGCCGCTTCACAAAGTTATTACGGAAAATCATGCAGAAATCTGAACAGATCAGAAGCAGCATTGATTGTAGCCTGTTTCCCTAATCCATTACGCTGGACGCCTTTACATCCAACATTATATATCAGACACAGGCAATATCTGATTATGAGAAATATAAGAAACCTTGGACCTCTAAAATTTAAGTAAGTCTGGTGCTGATCATAAGGTTTTCGCGGGTTAAAGTAAATCCGCGAAAACTTTATTGTGCCAGCTATCTTTGAAAGGAACTTCCCATTTCGTCTGGAAATCTTCCAATGTCTGAACCATATTGTTAAATACAATAGAATCCGGGGTTACATGCTTAATGCTGATCAGTGTTTCGAAATCTTCCTTATTGACAACAATTACTTTATCGTCAACTTTGTAAGCCATATTAAAGCGATTGAATAAATCGGCTCCATATTCAGTTTCAATTCCCTTAATGATGCGTACTGAAGCATCAATAGAACAACCAGTAGCACCAGCTGTGGCTTCATCTACGGTGAAAATAATAAAATAATTGTACCTGATTTCTGCTTTTGCCTGTAACTGGTGGCCATGGGCTTTCCATTGTGCAGTAAAACCGTCCAATTGTTGTTGAATTGCACTAACCTCCTGGTCACTGAATTCACGATCGCTCTGATAGATCCAAACTTTTGATTGTGGAGAAAAACTCATATCACAAATTTAACATTTTATTTAAATTGATTTACCCAAATAGCAATTGAGATGAAAAAGTTTACAATCTTCTTGAAAATTAGTGCTTATACGCTGTTATGTACTGTTTTTCTTTCCTTTTCATCCTATAGCCCAACAGAAGAAGAAGCGATATATGTTCAGCAAAAATTAGAAGATCACTACAATAAAGAAGCTAAAGGAGGGAGTATAAAGAAGTACGAACTACGGATTACTAACAGTGGATTCTGTCGTTATAAATGTTTTTTTAACAATGGAAAGATAGAATATTTCTCTTTTAACTTTTTAAAATACAAGGATTTGGATTATGCCGGGACAGCACAATCCGGGAGCTTAATTTTACGTACCAAGGGGGACGATGTTATTGTGCAGACT from Pedobacter sp. WC2423 carries:
- a CDS encoding sorbosone dehydrogenase family protein encodes the protein MKRYLLLLSTVPFMLSCNSQTKKSTIKTDTTTNDSTTNALNLPAPDTGASKTKFSKVIGWPADKTPVAPAGFTVTRFAGNIKSPRNIYVAPNGDILVVLSNSERNTKEKIANALSGKAQAEVSGSSANTVLLFRDTNKDGKFDLQTTFLSGLDQPYGVLIIGNSFYVANTDGLYVYPYQTGDTKITGKGKKIVELPAGGYNNHWTRNLITNADHSKIYITVGSGSNAGENGMEHEVRRANILEVNPDGTGEKIYAAGLRNPVGVAWAPVTNALWTAVNERDGLGDDLVPDYITSVKPGGFYGWPYSYYGQNEDPRLKGQHPELVKSALVPDLAVGSHTASLGLAFYTAKKFPEKYQGGAFIGQHGSWNRSVLAGYKVAFVPFKNGKPTGKSEDFLTGFIADQSKGEVYGRPVGVAVANDGALLVADDVSGVVWRVAAR
- a CDS encoding isocitrate dehydrogenase (NADP(+)), which codes for MSVQKIKVDQPVVELDGDEMTRIIWKFIKDKLILPYLDLDIKYYDLGIEYRDETNDQVTIDSAEAIKKYGVGIKCATITPDEDRVKEFNLKQMWKSPNGTIRNILDGTVFREPIVMSNVPRLVPNWTAPICIGRHAFGDQYRATDLVTKGKGKLTLTFTPEDGGEVQSFDVYNFQGDGVALAMYNTDESIRGFAHACFNQALIKKWPLYLSTKNTILKKYDGRFKDIFQEIYENDFLAKFKEAGITYEHRLIDDMVASALKWNGNFVWACKNYDGDVQSDTVAQGFGSLGLMTSVLVTPDGKTMEAEAAHGTVTRHYRDHQAGKPTSTNPIASIFAWTRGLEFRGVLDNNQPLINFCHALEQVCIETVESGKMTKDLAVCIHGNKVEHGKHYLYTEEFLAAIDENLQSKLA
- a CDS encoding DNA polymerase III subunit gamma/tau yields the protein MENFIVSARKYRPATFETVVGQNHITGTLKNAIKNNQLAQAFLFCGPRGVGKTTCARILAKTINCTNLTSEVEACGTCESCVSFQTGHSFNFHELDAASNNSVDDIRSLIEQVRIPPQAGKYKIYIIDEVHMLSANAFNAFLKTLEEPPSYAIFILATTEKHKILPTILSRCQIFDFNRIQVDDISSHLNKIAIREQITVEADGLHIIAQKADGGLRDALSMFDQIVSYTNKNLTYKAVIDNLNILDYDYYFKLTAYLNNAEVSLALVLFDEILNNGFDGNNFINGLASHLRNLLVSKDPQTVKLLEVSENIKQKYITQSQQIQVSFILTALNLANQCDLTYKNSKNQRLQVELALIKMCHIPSVLQLAQLPHSISTTATDTDQTKKKTDVKTAPAVHVERPEPLPPPAGMTAKPVETPVKAIPSIPPVIPAEAGRVSVTPNLNSVNKIALKPNPLGNVAGGTLIPSLTALTNANGGIESDEPKFVFGEEKEPFTHEELMVLWKEYIQKVKEENKINFYTILTTNDPELTSPEQITVSITNLAQESILQNELVEFLNFLRTRLKNYSVGIVTKRVENKIENRLYTSIEKYHYLLEKNPKLEDMRKRLNLDLLP
- a CDS encoding TonB-dependent receptor, with translation MAQDIEISGVIKDVNSNEAIGGSTIKLKNSKRSAVADQQGKFKLAVPQQKNGGKLLISYLGYKPDSISIDTNKKYYEILLATKSDALNEVVVTGVSRATLTKENPVPIVSVSKKKIEQSSESNIIDVLVRNVPGLNAVKTGPNISKPFIRGLGYNRVLTLYDGIRQEGQQWGDEHGIEVDAYNIERSEVIKGPASLMYGSDALAGVVSLMSAMPGIDDGLLHGKVLSEYQSNNGLIGNGIGLFYSKNHWSFALRGSYRIAKNYSNAIDGRVYNTGFRETNASGTVRYQTSKGNSTLNLTLYDNIQGIPDGSRDSLTRKFTHQIYEGDLDEIKNRPIVSDALLNSYAMSPLHQHIQHYRIYSNNHYTVGEGDIDVMLGFQQNIRREYNHPTMPDQAGMFVRLNTLNYGVKYNAPKILNTEFTFGVNGMYQNNLNKNATDFPIPDYSLFDAGAYLFAKWKYESWTIGGGIRSDLRYLKANDFYTSTNAQTGFGQHVSPAEDAKANLQFPAFNKSFGGISLSLGTTYQLNDQVSLKANIARGYRAPSITEFASNGLDPGAHIIYLGNRDFKPEFSLQEDIGADITLKDLSMSFSIFNNNIQNYIYLSQLLDGGGNPIVSAQGDKTYQYQQSSAQLYGFETTFNLHPESWKGFSFDNSLSMIYGFNRKAIYKDKKTGGEYLPLIPPLRLLSSISQDIKLNSKLVSGMNFRAEAEYNGAQDRYLALNNTETATSSYLLFNVAAGATINYSKKHPLQVQVQVNNLWNETYQSNLSRLKYFEYDEHSPNGYNGIQGMGRSIGVKVICSF
- the rpsF gene encoding 30S ribosomal protein S6 translates to MNQYETVIVLTPLLSEEVAKEALAKFSKIITDSGAEIVQEDNWGLRKLAYPIEKKASGFFHLTEYKSSGELINKLELELKRDERVLRFLTIRLDRHAVAYNEKKRSGAFNKKPKKEEAAA
- the rpsR gene encoding 30S ribosomal protein S18 gives rise to the protein MAKDQIQYVTAPKVDDNRKKYCRFKKNGIKYIDYKDANFLLKFINDQGKILPRRLTGTSLKFQRKVAQAVKRSRHIGLLPFVADQLK
- the rplI gene encoding 50S ribosomal protein L9, with translation MEIILKQDIKSLGEKDDIVNVKPGYGRNYLIPQGFGALATPSAKKVLAENLKQAAFKQDKIKKDAEGIATRLADVKLSIGAKAGETGKIFGAVNTIMIADALKQQGFDVDRRRITFETEPKFVGEYIANLNLHKEVKVKVPFAVVAE